A DNA window from Thermosynechococcaceae cyanobacterium Okahandja contains the following coding sequences:
- the rfbA gene encoding glucose-1-phosphate thymidylyltransferase RfbA, whose translation MKGIILAGGSGTRLYPLTQVVSKQLMPIYDKPMIYYPLSILMLAGIRDILIISTPEHLYLFEKLLGTGEQWGLSLSYCVQPQPNGLAEAFLLGRDFLRGAPVCLTLGDNLLYGHDLSDKLQRAAQLTHGALIFGYRVAHPEQYGVIEFDGSGNVLDITEKPAVPKSNYAVPGIYFYDGRVCDLAAQLQPSARGELEITDLNRLYLQQGELKVELLGRGYAWLDTGTHDLLQQASSFIRTLEERQGVKIACLEEIALMQGYITAEQLYALAQPLRKSSYGQYLLQVWAEATGGSYA comes from the coding sequence GTGAAAGGGATTATTTTGGCGGGCGGCTCGGGGACGCGGCTGTATCCCCTCACCCAAGTCGTTAGTAAGCAACTGATGCCCATCTACGACAAGCCGATGATTTACTACCCCCTCTCCATTTTGATGCTGGCGGGGATCCGTGACATTCTGATTATTTCCACCCCGGAACACCTCTACCTCTTTGAAAAACTCCTCGGCACCGGTGAGCAGTGGGGTCTATCCCTCAGCTATTGTGTGCAACCCCAACCCAATGGCTTGGCCGAAGCCTTTTTACTCGGGCGGGACTTTCTCCGGGGGGCTCCGGTGTGCCTCACCCTTGGGGATAACCTCCTCTACGGCCATGATCTTTCAGACAAATTACAGCGCGCGGCGCAACTGACCCACGGTGCCTTGATTTTTGGCTATCGCGTTGCCCATCCCGAGCAGTACGGGGTCATTGAATTTGATGGGAGCGGCAACGTCTTAGATATTACCGAAAAACCGGCCGTGCCCAAGTCTAACTATGCGGTTCCGGGCATCTATTTCTACGATGGGCGCGTTTGTGATCTGGCGGCACAACTGCAACCCTCTGCCCGTGGGGAACTAGAAATTACTGACTTGAATCGCTTGTACTTGCAACAGGGGGAACTCAAGGTAGAGTTGTTGGGGCGGGGCTATGCGTGGCTCGATACAGGTACCCACGACCTGTTACAGCAGGCCAGCAGCTTTATTCGTACCTTGGAAGAGCGCCAAGGGGTTAAAATTGCCTGTTTAGAGGAAATTGCCCTCATGCAAGGATATATTACGGCGGAGCAGCTTTACGCATTGGCGCAACCTCTGCGCAAGAGTAGCTATGGCCAATACCTGCTACAGGTGTGGGCCGAGGCCACAGGGGGGTCTTATGCTTAA
- a CDS encoding methyl-accepting chemotaxis protein has translation MTTTKPPVDLPELPPSVLNYQLPPLQEEAKPPQPPQPQPPRKPTGWGLRPKLITAAVALATLPMVGAGFTANEVARQELSKQVLQLQQQEASSAALQLEGFLRDRRGDVRILASLLNARYSSERQQLQALLDQFLDAYPAYDSAGIIANDGRGTVVVQSSGGNRLANNILQEQEYFKLAVQTRGSVVTVEPTLSLPDRPIGMFVVAPLINPQTNQVLAVVRLRVPQASVSQFLRAYSQGEDHAFYLVEPSGTIFVSSLPKLQGQPLDKIFPKLAQQKGTAAAGALSETRQSDGQAQMLGYTSVSQPFSAIILSTERAYALKPLQNLTWALLSGMAVTALVATAIAVYLSNRGLKPLLQAIQAVKKIGQGELDTRIPVQGEDELATLSDTINKMASQLQTSLEDAQAAASRAQQLRDSVVNLTQQQDRQQILDNLTQEGRQLLGCDRVIVYEFDAHYVGKVVAESVAAGWPKALNQVIDDPCFRQNWVNAYVNGRVQATADIFNANLSECHLQQLAPLKVRANLVVPVLVEKKLLALLIAHQCGEPRQWQPAEIDAFLQLATQAGLVLERTKFLEQTTAAQQEAERLAREQQERTERIQMQLINLLSEVEAASQGDLTVRADITADEIGTVADIFNSLIESLRDVVVQVKATTAKVNNELAEDETAMKQLADESLRQAKKVKRMLDAVEQMSTSIQSVADSANQAAEVARQASERALSSGETMDETVQSILHLRETVAETAKKVKRLGESSQQISKVISLINQIALQTNLLAINASIEAARAGEEGRGFAVVAEEVGELAARSAAATREIEQIVDTIQQETNEVVQAMETGTAQVVEGTRLVEVSKASLEQIVQVSQQIDELVQSISQATVSQSRISNTVNVLMQDIAKVSEGMSATSKDISESLQDTVSLAQELQTSVNIFKVSPEV, from the coding sequence ATGACCACAACAAAACCGCCTGTAGATCTGCCTGAACTGCCCCCCTCGGTTCTGAACTACCAATTGCCGCCGCTGCAAGAGGAGGCCAAACCACCGCAGCCCCCCCAGCCACAGCCACCCCGCAAACCAACAGGGTGGGGACTGCGGCCCAAGCTAATTACTGCCGCCGTAGCCTTGGCCACGTTGCCCATGGTGGGAGCCGGGTTCACCGCCAATGAAGTGGCGCGGCAGGAACTGAGTAAGCAGGTGTTGCAGTTGCAGCAACAGGAAGCCAGCAGTGCGGCTCTACAGCTTGAAGGTTTCTTACGCGATCGCCGCGGTGATGTACGAATCCTCGCCTCACTCCTTAACGCCCGCTATAGCAGCGAACGGCAACAGCTACAGGCCCTCCTCGACCAGTTTTTAGATGCCTATCCCGCCTACGACAGTGCCGGGATTATTGCCAACGATGGCCGCGGGACGGTGGTGGTACAGTCCTCTGGCGGCAATCGCTTAGCCAATAACATTTTGCAGGAGCAGGAATACTTTAAGCTAGCGGTTCAAACCCGGGGATCGGTGGTCACCGTTGAGCCGACCCTTTCTCTGCCGGATCGCCCCATCGGCATGTTTGTGGTGGCACCGCTGATCAATCCCCAGACCAACCAAGTCCTTGCGGTGGTGCGGTTACGGGTGCCCCAAGCGAGTGTGAGTCAGTTTTTGCGCGCCTACAGCCAAGGGGAGGACCACGCCTTTTATTTGGTCGAGCCAAGCGGTACCATCTTTGTCTCCTCGCTGCCGAAATTGCAAGGTCAGCCCTTAGACAAGATATTTCCCAAGCTGGCGCAGCAGAAAGGGACAGCCGCCGCTGGTGCCCTGAGTGAAACCCGCCAGTCCGACGGCCAAGCGCAAATGCTCGGCTACACTAGTGTCTCCCAGCCCTTTTCCGCCATTATCCTCAGTACAGAGCGAGCCTACGCCCTCAAGCCCCTGCAAAATTTAACTTGGGCGCTCCTGTCGGGCATGGCTGTCACGGCGCTGGTGGCCACGGCAATTGCCGTCTATCTGAGCAACCGCGGCCTCAAACCCCTACTCCAAGCCATTCAGGCCGTCAAAAAAATCGGCCAAGGGGAACTAGATACCCGCATTCCCGTACAGGGGGAAGACGAGCTAGCCACCCTCAGTGACACAATCAACAAAATGGCCAGCCAACTGCAAACCTCTCTGGAAGACGCTCAGGCAGCAGCCAGCCGCGCCCAGCAATTGCGCGACAGCGTTGTGAACCTCACGCAGCAGCAGGATCGGCAGCAGATTTTAGACAATCTCACCCAAGAAGGACGGCAATTACTCGGGTGCGATCGGGTCATTGTTTACGAATTTGACGCGCACTACGTCGGTAAAGTGGTGGCTGAATCCGTGGCCGCGGGCTGGCCCAAAGCCCTGAATCAGGTGATTGATGATCCCTGCTTCCGTCAAAACTGGGTCAATGCCTACGTCAATGGTCGGGTGCAGGCCACCGCCGATATTTTCAATGCCAACCTGAGTGAGTGCCACCTGCAGCAGTTGGCCCCCTTGAAGGTGCGCGCCAATTTAGTGGTACCCGTTTTGGTCGAGAAAAAATTGCTGGCCCTGCTCATTGCCCACCAATGCGGCGAGCCACGTCAATGGCAGCCAGCGGAAATTGATGCCTTCTTGCAACTGGCAACGCAAGCGGGGTTGGTTCTAGAGCGGACAAAATTCCTTGAGCAGACCACGGCAGCGCAACAGGAGGCGGAACGCTTAGCGCGGGAGCAGCAGGAGCGCACCGAGCGGATTCAAATGCAGTTGATTAACCTCCTGAGTGAAGTAGAGGCGGCCTCCCAAGGGGATTTGACCGTACGGGCGGACATCACCGCGGATGAAATTGGCACGGTTGCTGACATCTTTAACTCGCTCATTGAGAGTCTGCGGGATGTGGTGGTACAGGTGAAGGCCACCACCGCCAAGGTGAACAACGAGTTGGCAGAGGATGAAACGGCCATGAAACAGTTGGCGGACGAGTCCTTGCGCCAAGCCAAAAAAGTGAAACGGATGCTGGATGCGGTGGAGCAAATGTCCACCTCGATTCAGTCGGTGGCCGACAGCGCCAACCAAGCGGCGGAGGTGGCGCGGCAAGCCTCAGAGCGTGCCCTCAGCAGTGGCGAAACCATGGATGAAACGGTGCAGAGTATTTTGCACCTGCGGGAAACCGTGGCCGAGACGGCCAAGAAAGTGAAGCGGCTGGGGGAATCCTCGCAACAGATTTCTAAGGTGATCTCGCTGATTAACCAAATTGCGCTGCAAACGAACCTATTGGCCATTAATGCCAGTATTGAGGCGGCACGGGCCGGCGAAGAAGGCCGTGGCTTTGCGGTGGTGGCCGAAGAGGTGGGTGAACTGGCGGCGCGATCGGCGGCAGCCACCCGTGAAATTGAGCAAATTGTGGACACCATTCAGCAGGAAACCAACGAAGTGGTACAGGCTATGGAAACCGGTACCGCCCAAGTGGTGGAAGGTACCCGCCTTGTGGAAGTGAGCAAGGCGAGTCTCGAGCAGATTGTCCAAGTGTCGCAGCAGATTGACGAGTTGGTGCAATCTATTTCTCAGGCTACCGTTTCCCAGTCCCGTATCTCTAATACCGTCAATGTCTTGATGCAGGACATTGCCAAGGTGTCGGAGGGAATGTCTGCCACCTCGAAGGACATTTCGGAATCCCTGCAAGATACCGTGAGTCTGGCGCAGGAGCTACAAACCTCGGTGAACATCTTCAAAGTCAGCCCTGAGGTGTAG
- the rfbC gene encoding dTDP-4-dehydrorhamnose 3,5-epimerase: protein MLKVQPLTIPDVLLLEPQIFRDQRGFFLESFNQRAFMVATGLEVTFVQDNHSGSQQGVLRGLHYQHQQPQGKLIRVIEGEIFDVAVDLRQSSSTCGQWVGVWLNAQTHQQLWIPPGFAHGFWVKSPTAQVLYKATDYYNPGDEYTLLWNDPTVAIDWPLSAAPLLSAKDQQGKPFAAVPLFS from the coding sequence ATGCTTAAGGTACAGCCCCTAACGATTCCCGACGTGTTATTGTTAGAGCCGCAGATCTTTCGGGATCAGCGGGGATTTTTCTTGGAAAGTTTTAATCAGCGGGCGTTTATGGTGGCCACCGGCTTAGAGGTGACCTTTGTCCAAGATAATCACTCCGGCTCGCAGCAGGGGGTCTTGCGGGGGTTGCACTACCAGCACCAGCAGCCCCAAGGGAAGCTCATTCGGGTCATTGAAGGTGAGATTTTTGATGTGGCTGTGGATCTGCGGCAGTCTTCCTCAACCTGTGGTCAGTGGGTGGGGGTGTGGCTCAATGCCCAAACTCACCAACAACTGTGGATTCCGCCAGGGTTCGCCCACGGCTTTTGGGTGAAGTCCCCCACGGCTCAGGTGCTCTACAAGGCCACAGATTATTACAACCCGGGGGATGAATATACGCTGCTGTGGAATGATCCCACCGTTGCCATTGACTGGCCCCTGAGCGCTGCCCCCTTGCTCTCTGCCAAGGATCAGCAGGGCAAGCCCTTTGCCGCTGTTCCCCTTTTTTCCTAG
- a CDS encoding chemotaxis protein CheW, whose product MAQVVADRDGLGGRDRQQGDAYLRLMVRDRLTALVPVTEAQQVMVVAPRQLTVMPNLPSLVMGLLNYRNRVVWVIDLGQLLGLEPLSSDCPYYTVALLQAAEKRLGIAVSDVRGILRLGADSLQSPVGTVSAALVPYLKGCCLVNAEMLLVLDAHAIATAPLWSAKQQP is encoded by the coding sequence ATGGCTCAGGTAGTGGCCGATCGCGATGGTCTGGGGGGGCGAGATCGCCAGCAGGGGGATGCGTATCTGCGGCTCATGGTCCGCGATCGCCTGACCGCTTTGGTGCCGGTCACCGAGGCACAGCAGGTAATGGTGGTGGCTCCACGGCAACTCACGGTGATGCCCAACCTGCCCTCGTTGGTCATGGGGCTGCTCAACTACCGTAACCGCGTGGTTTGGGTTATTGATCTGGGTCAGTTGTTGGGGCTAGAGCCGCTCAGTAGCGATTGCCCCTACTATACCGTAGCGCTCCTCCAGGCGGCAGAAAAACGCCTCGGCATTGCTGTGAGTGACGTGCGCGGTATTTTGCGCCTAGGGGCAGATAGCCTTCAGTCGCCTGTGGGTACCGTAAGTGCCGCCTTGGTGCCCTACCTCAAGGGTTGCTGCCTAGTCAACGCAGAGATGCTCCTTGTTTTGGATGCCCACGCGATCGCCACCGCCCCCCTCTGGTCTGCAAAACAACAACCATAG
- the rfbD gene encoding dTDP-4-dehydrorhamnose reductase: MRILILGAMGQVGWQLVRQAPPQVTVIPVARQGTEVTLDMANLDAIAPVLRHYCPDVLINAAAYTAVDQAEEEPAQAERINATAVKVLAETMADLGGLLVHYSTDYVFDGQQAVPYRETDATAPINAYGYSKWRGEQAIAQVNANYLMLRTSWVYDVRGKNFLRTMVRLAQTRPLVRVVADQIGTPTAAGFIAHTTYQLIQQGVTGLYHLTPQGSTSWYGFARKIFDHLEARGYPTATLEAIPSSDYPTPAKRPAFSTLNCEKLTAVLGAPLPPWEQVLASVLEQLNPADCLA, encoded by the coding sequence ATGCGGATCCTGATTTTGGGTGCCATGGGGCAGGTGGGCTGGCAGTTGGTGCGGCAAGCGCCGCCGCAGGTCACTGTCATTCCCGTCGCTCGCCAAGGCACAGAGGTTACCTTAGACATGGCGAATCTAGACGCGATCGCCCCCGTATTGCGCCATTATTGTCCGGATGTGCTGATCAATGCAGCGGCCTACACCGCCGTTGATCAAGCGGAGGAGGAGCCAGCCCAAGCGGAGCGGATTAATGCCACCGCGGTGAAGGTCTTGGCGGAAACAATGGCCGACTTGGGTGGCCTACTGGTGCACTATTCAACAGACTACGTCTTTGACGGCCAGCAGGCGGTACCCTACCGCGAAACGGATGCCACGGCCCCCATTAACGCCTACGGTTACAGCAAGTGGCGCGGGGAGCAGGCGATCGCCCAAGTCAATGCCAATTACCTGATGTTGCGTACCAGTTGGGTGTATGATGTCCGCGGCAAAAATTTCTTGCGAACCATGGTACGCCTTGCCCAAACCCGACCATTGGTGAGGGTTGTGGCGGATCAAATCGGCACGCCTACGGCTGCTGGCTTCATTGCCCACACCACCTATCAACTGATTCAGCAGGGAGTGACAGGACTGTATCACCTTACGCCCCAAGGGAGCACCAGTTGGTATGGTTTTGCCCGCAAAATTTTTGATCATCTAGAGGCTCGGGGCTACCCTACCGCAACCCTAGAAGCCATTCCCAGCAGCGACTATCCCACACCGGCCAAGCGCCCGGCCTTTTCCACCCTGAACTGCGAGAAACTCACGGCGGTGTTAGGGGCACCGTTACCCCCTTGGGAGCAGGTGTTAGCCTCGGTTCTCGAACAGTTGAACCCCGCCGATTGCCTTGCTTGA
- a CDS encoding response regulator, producing MRTVLVVEDTPSEMALIASFLKDSGYTVISATDAKEALEKITQHKPDVVVTDVVMPGMSGFELCRSLKKNPETEKLPIIVCTSKNQELDRLWAMKQGADAYVTKPFNRDDLLRALKSVVV from the coding sequence ATGCGGACGGTTCTAGTTGTGGAAGATACTCCTTCAGAAATGGCTCTCATTGCGTCTTTTTTGAAGGACAGCGGCTATACCGTTATTTCAGCAACGGATGCGAAGGAGGCTCTAGAAAAAATCACCCAGCATAAGCCGGATGTGGTGGTGACCGATGTGGTGATGCCGGGGATGAGCGGCTTTGAACTTTGCCGGAGTCTCAAGAAAAATCCTGAAACTGAAAAATTACCCATTATTGTCTGCACCTCAAAAAATCAAGAGTTGGATCGCCTCTGGGCCATGAAGCAGGGGGCTGATGCCTACGTCACCAAGCCCTTTAATCGGGACGATCTGTTGCGGGCACTGAAGTCGGTGGTGGTTTAG
- a CDS encoding response regulator: MMTSERGLSNSPEQPFVDAVQPERLLQQLATSGGTGCFKLTAQQQHWFLYLHQGALIYATHTVDPGDRFERHLRRLSQQVPALDRELRAHVRQQWELANTSTPIYEYESVRWLLTEGIINAEQFRELIEGLIVEVLESFLHLNRGQHQLVPYLDVPIVTRFEVGRLVAACKAHIRQWLSLGHKITSPFQRPYFFSGVQSTLSPEQEQRLGSMLRGFSFRHLAVLMNQNEISLVRSLLPLIDKGAVVVREPQRPFDVLPAFDASLLQELVVPEETEAQELTSGFFSTQAPNRTFTILCIDDSPTMLNEIKRFLADDAFQVIALSDSVKALMEVMRLNPDLILLDVGMPNIDGYKFCKVIRNHEHFKTLPIIMVTGNTGLIDRAKARLVGATDYMTKPFTQTELLKMVFQYLT; this comes from the coding sequence ATGATGACATCGGAGCGGGGGTTGAGTAATAGCCCAGAGCAGCCGTTTGTGGATGCGGTGCAGCCGGAGCGGCTCTTGCAGCAACTGGCCACCTCAGGGGGAACGGGGTGCTTTAAGCTGACGGCGCAGCAGCAGCACTGGTTTTTGTATCTCCACCAAGGGGCACTCATTTACGCGACCCATACGGTTGATCCGGGCGATCGCTTCGAGCGACACCTGCGGCGCTTAAGTCAGCAGGTACCGGCGTTAGATCGGGAGTTGCGTGCCCACGTCCGGCAGCAGTGGGAGCTTGCCAATACCTCCACCCCTATTTATGAGTACGAAAGTGTGCGCTGGCTCCTCACGGAGGGCATCATTAACGCTGAGCAGTTTCGGGAATTGATCGAGGGGCTAATTGTTGAGGTTCTCGAGTCCTTCCTGCACCTGAATAGAGGCCAGCACCAGTTGGTACCCTATTTGGATGTGCCCATTGTGACCCGTTTTGAGGTTGGGCGCTTGGTGGCCGCCTGCAAAGCCCATATTCGCCAGTGGTTGAGTTTGGGGCACAAAATTACCTCACCCTTTCAGCGTCCCTACTTCTTTAGTGGCGTACAGAGCACTTTAAGCCCAGAGCAAGAGCAACGGCTTGGCTCAATGCTGCGGGGGTTTAGCTTCCGCCACTTGGCCGTGCTGATGAATCAAAATGAAATTTCCCTTGTCCGCAGTTTGCTGCCCCTGATTGACAAGGGCGCGGTTGTGGTGCGGGAGCCGCAGCGCCCCTTTGATGTGCTGCCTGCCTTTGATGCCAGTCTATTACAGGAACTGGTGGTGCCCGAGGAGACGGAGGCTCAAGAACTCACCAGTGGCTTTTTTAGCACCCAAGCCCCCAATCGCACCTTCACGATTCTGTGCATTGACGATAGCCCCACCATGCTCAACGAAATTAAGCGGTTTTTGGCGGACGATGCCTTTCAAGTCATTGCCCTGAGCGATTCGGTAAAGGCTCTTATGGAAGTGATGCGCCTCAACCCTGATCTCATTTTGCTGGACGTGGGGATGCCCAACATTGATGGCTATAAGTTTTGTAAGGTGATTCGCAATCATGAGCACTTTAAGACCCTCCCCATTATTATGGTGACCGGGAATACGGGGTTAATTGATCGGGCAAAGGCACGTCTTGTGGGTGCCACAGACTACATGACCAAGCCCTTTACCCAAACGGAGCTACTGAAAATGGTGTTTCAGTACCTGACGTAG
- a CDS encoding hybrid sensor histidine kinase/response regulator, whose translation MPELGPDEAVRLQFLDEAQDYLQTIEAGVLDLSGNPNSAVIDGVLRAAHSIKGGAAMMGFAVLSDLAHRLEDFFKVLRSRPCDDAETQHLLLRAVDQLQAVITLNRQGIEPNAGWLHSQADPIFNELHERLGDPQAEDELSLLSGDDGHAMRVVLFESEVEACLQRLEAVIEDPEQPCLKEELAIASQELEGLGHMLELPQFAQFCASVSDYLAQPDCDIRNTAPNIIQQWRRCQALVLTGQLEALPTALVLDPSQDTEDQTVVDLGLEDLDQELGVEDFASADVSSFSLDAFGSFEEPLQESPAPQATAVASPTARNGQDPSVPKDLKDTKDIKDIKDAREMTVRVAGHHLDLLSDLLGELLIECNGLDLQRTRLHSLLDTLKQKVRLLEQANFRLRTEYDRVSGTESLRVSGTESFRLSPHSQHGFDSLEFDRYTDVHLLSQEVMETIVQIQEITSDLDLSLEDTERTSRDLNRTAKQLQVRFTQVRMRPFADLADRYPRVIRELCREHGKTVNLVIEGRHILIDRTVLSVLADPLMHLVRNAFDHGIEPPSERQALGKPPSGTILLKAAYRGNQTVITVADDGRGLNPEKIRQTASRLGVPAGWLATASDRDLLELIFEPGFSTAPQVSSLSGRGVGMDVVRTNLKQIRGDIHINSTPTQETTFTITIPYTLSVVRVLLVEAANMLLAVPTEAVAEMVLAERYPPVETFGHPLIDWEGYMVPLVALEHYFQFSRPHRAIEAEGTPIINQPALMILAQGDAALALKVDRYWGEQEVTIRQVDSDLPLPHGFSGCTILGNGRIVPLLDAMALLDEVEVGRDRPLAAAEALPLSSQETILVVDDSVNVRRFLANTLEKAGYHVEQAKDGQEAIDKLEAGLQVNAVVCDIEMPRLDGFGVLAQIKRIPHCQAVPVTILTSRTGQKHRQLAQHLGAAAYFSKPFRETELLETLAQLIHHGS comes from the coding sequence ATGCCGGAACTCGGCCCTGATGAGGCGGTGCGCCTACAGTTTCTGGACGAAGCTCAGGACTACCTGCAAACGATTGAGGCAGGGGTCTTAGACCTGAGTGGTAACCCCAATAGTGCCGTGATCGATGGGGTGCTGCGGGCGGCTCACTCGATTAAGGGGGGCGCAGCAATGATGGGCTTTGCCGTTCTCAGTGACTTGGCGCATCGCCTTGAGGATTTTTTCAAGGTGCTGCGATCGCGCCCCTGCGACGATGCCGAGACTCAGCACCTGCTGCTGCGGGCGGTGGATCAACTGCAAGCGGTGATTACCCTGAACCGCCAAGGGATAGAACCAAATGCCGGGTGGCTGCACAGCCAAGCAGACCCCATCTTTAATGAACTGCACGAGCGGCTAGGGGACCCACAGGCAGAGGATGAACTGTCGCTGTTGAGCGGCGATGATGGCCATGCCATGCGGGTGGTTCTCTTTGAGTCGGAGGTGGAAGCCTGCCTGCAACGCCTAGAAGCAGTGATTGAGGATCCAGAGCAGCCCTGCCTCAAGGAAGAGCTCGCGATCGCCAGCCAAGAGTTAGAGGGCTTGGGGCACATGCTAGAGCTACCCCAGTTTGCCCAGTTCTGCGCCTCCGTGAGCGATTACTTAGCGCAACCTGACTGTGATATTCGGAACACTGCCCCCAACATTATCCAGCAGTGGCGACGCTGCCAAGCCCTTGTGCTGACAGGCCAACTCGAGGCGCTGCCAACCGCACTGGTGCTAGACCCGTCCCAAGATACAGAAGATCAAACGGTCGTTGATCTGGGCCTAGAGGATCTCGACCAAGAGCTTGGGGTTGAGGACTTTGCCAGCGCCGATGTCAGCAGCTTTTCCTTGGACGCTTTTGGCTCCTTTGAAGAGCCGTTGCAGGAGTCCCCCGCCCCACAAGCCACTGCGGTTGCCAGCCCTACCGCCAGAAACGGCCAAGACCCATCGGTTCCGAAAGACCTTAAAGACACGAAAGATATTAAAGACATTAAAGATGCTAGGGAAATGACCGTGCGGGTGGCGGGACACCACCTTGACCTCCTCAGTGACTTGCTGGGGGAGTTGCTGATTGAGTGCAATGGCCTCGACCTCCAGCGGACACGCCTGCACAGCCTCCTCGATACCCTCAAGCAAAAGGTGCGCCTCCTAGAGCAGGCTAACTTTCGTCTGCGCACTGAGTATGATCGCGTTAGCGGGACGGAGTCCCTTCGCGTTAGCGGGACGGAGTCCTTTCGGCTGAGTCCCCACAGCCAGCACGGGTTTGACAGTCTCGAATTCGATCGCTACACCGATGTGCACCTGCTCTCGCAGGAGGTGATGGAGACGATTGTGCAAATTCAGGAAATTACCAGTGATCTTGACCTCAGCCTTGAGGATACAGAGCGTACAAGCCGTGACCTGAATCGCACGGCAAAGCAACTGCAAGTGCGTTTTACCCAAGTACGGATGCGCCCCTTTGCGGATTTGGCAGACCGCTATCCCCGCGTGATTCGGGAACTTTGTCGCGAGCATGGTAAAACCGTCAATCTGGTGATTGAAGGCCGTCACATTCTCATTGACCGCACCGTACTGAGTGTACTGGCCGATCCGCTGATGCACCTTGTCCGCAATGCGTTTGACCACGGGATTGAACCGCCATCGGAGCGGCAGGCGCTGGGTAAACCCCCTAGTGGCACTATTTTGCTCAAGGCGGCCTACCGGGGTAACCAAACCGTCATTACCGTCGCCGATGATGGTCGCGGCCTCAACCCCGAGAAAATTCGGCAAACCGCCAGTCGTCTGGGCGTACCCGCAGGCTGGCTGGCTACCGCTAGCGATCGCGACCTCTTGGAACTCATTTTTGAACCCGGCTTTTCCACCGCGCCTCAAGTGTCCAGTTTATCGGGGCGGGGGGTTGGCATGGACGTGGTGCGCACCAACCTTAAGCAAATTCGCGGTGATATTCACATCAACAGTACCCCAACCCAAGAGACAACCTTCACGATTACGATTCCCTACACCCTATCGGTGGTTCGGGTACTGCTGGTGGAGGCCGCCAATATGTTACTGGCGGTGCCGACGGAGGCGGTGGCGGAAATGGTATTAGCGGAACGCTATCCGCCCGTTGAAACCTTTGGCCACCCGCTCATTGACTGGGAGGGCTATATGGTGCCCCTTGTGGCGCTGGAGCACTACTTTCAGTTTTCTCGCCCCCATCGTGCCATTGAAGCGGAAGGCACCCCGATTATTAATCAACCGGCGCTGATGATTCTGGCTCAAGGGGATGCGGCGCTTGCCCTGAAGGTAGATCGCTACTGGGGCGAGCAGGAGGTTACCATCCGCCAAGTGGATAGTGACTTACCCTTACCCCACGGTTTCAGCGGCTGCACGATTTTGGGTAACGGTCGTATTGTGCCCTTACTAGATGCGATGGCGCTGTTAGATGAGGTGGAGGTGGGGCGCGATCGCCCCTTGGCTGCCGCTGAAGCGTTACCCCTCTCCAGTCAAGAGACCATTTTGGTGGTCGATGACTCCGTCAATGTGCGGCGGTTTCTGGCTAATACGCTGGAAAAAGCAGGTTACCACGTTGAGCAGGCCAAGGATGGCCAAGAGGCAATCGATAAATTAGAGGCGGGTTTGCAGGTCAATGCCGTGGTCTGTGATATTGAAATGCCCCGCCTCGACGGCTTTGGTGTCCTCGCCCAGATCAAACGCATTCCCCACTGTCAAGCGGTGCCCGTGACTATCCTCACCTCCCGCACCGGCCAAAAACACCGCCAGTTAGCGCAGCACCTCGGAGCCGCCGCCTACTTTAGTAAACCCTTCCGCGAGACCGAACTCCTTGAAACCCTTGCTCAGTTAATCCACCATGGTTCTTAA
- a CDS encoding chemotaxis protein CheW, whose amino-acid sequence MVLKARRRQRQQPIVMDQFLTFFVRQEQFAVPMDQANRVIPLPPIYGDRSGRGVGLVTHGDREILVIDLGRCLFAEPLSAAETEKLKFLLILQPDRDGEWLGFPLMEPPVIERIPREHIHPIPKNYLHWGNIHHVSALMVSSSNDPNLPPIFIVDVPRVLASLQTLQTP is encoded by the coding sequence ATGGTTCTTAAAGCCCGCCGCCGTCAGCGCCAGCAACCCATTGTGATGGATCAGTTCTTGACCTTTTTTGTGCGTCAGGAACAGTTTGCTGTGCCCATGGATCAAGCCAATCGCGTCATTCCGCTCCCCCCCATTTATGGCGATCGCTCCGGTCGGGGTGTAGGACTCGTCACCCATGGCGATCGCGAAATTTTAGTCATTGACTTGGGTCGCTGCCTCTTTGCTGAACCACTCTCTGCCGCCGAGACCGAAAAACTCAAATTTCTGTTAATTTTGCAGCCCGACCGCGATGGCGAGTGGCTCGGCTTTCCGTTAATGGAGCCACCCGTGATTGAGCGTATTCCCCGCGAACACATTCACCCCATTCCCAAAAATTATCTGCACTGGGGCAACATTCACCACGTCAGTGCCCTGATGGTCAGTAGCAGTAACGATCCCAATTTGCCCCCGATTTTTATTGTGGATGTGCCACGGGTGCTGGCCTCGCTCCAGACCCTCCAAACCCCTTGA